A genomic region of Streptomyces sp. R33 contains the following coding sequences:
- a CDS encoding RICIN domain-containing protein, whose amino-acid sequence MPRITRWTAVTAVAFATVLAATPGAGAAEGPAAAGAEAAPRPVYWTAQPQGATAAAPQRLLNQAVRITNDFAKRPTTQCLDVDANGGGNGTVVQVWQCNGSNQQRWYLWNNGALESYRFPGKCLDADLNGGGNNGTKVQIWDCNNTPQQSWSHPSGDRALYNARFYGGGNIVMDRDANVLGNGARVQLWQKNFQSQQWWDVWTD is encoded by the coding sequence ATGCCCCGTATCACACGATGGACCGCGGTCACTGCTGTCGCCTTCGCCACCGTACTGGCGGCAACGCCCGGTGCCGGCGCGGCCGAAGGACCCGCCGCCGCCGGGGCCGAGGCGGCGCCCCGCCCGGTGTACTGGACCGCGCAGCCGCAGGGTGCGACGGCCGCGGCGCCGCAGCGATTGCTGAACCAGGCCGTTCGGATCACCAACGACTTCGCCAAACGTCCCACCACCCAGTGCCTGGACGTCGACGCGAACGGCGGCGGCAACGGCACGGTCGTCCAGGTCTGGCAGTGCAACGGCTCCAACCAGCAACGCTGGTACCTCTGGAACAACGGCGCGCTCGAGAGCTACCGCTTCCCCGGCAAGTGCCTGGACGCGGACCTCAACGGGGGTGGCAACAACGGCACCAAGGTGCAGATCTGGGACTGCAACAACACCCCGCAGCAGAGCTGGTCGCACCCCTCGGGCGACCGTGCCCTCTACAACGCCCGCTTCTACGGCGGCGGCAACATCGTCATGGACCGTGACGCGAACGTCCTGGGGAACGGCGCCCGCGTCCAGTTGTGGCAGAAGAACTTCCAGTCACAGCAGTGGTGGGACGTGTGGACCGACTGA
- a CDS encoding sensor histidine kinase, with translation MRIRPSSMDALTALAQTGVAVLLGREAVAQGWPPLDLAAYLLVGLVTVPVAVRTKAPVAVCLFTQLMWVVYITAGYWPVVTCFGPMLAVYTVAALCPVRTSAACAALMAAVWVYAGLLGNGPGGSMATVLAQAVVFPAVLWRFGLVARRSAELARQLRRERDERARRDVAEERARIARELHDIVAHHMSVISVQAGLAGYAFDSAPHTARAALSTIEDTSAEALDELRRMLSLLRDTDREQPDGGAGPQAPDRDAPMPGLSRLAEMTERVRAAGVPVNLQVTGDARALAPGVELCAYRVTQEALTNVLKHAPGSRVTVTLDYRPTHLSVTVTDDGAGGGPVPAKLVRGSGNGLIGMRERAKLYGGTISTGPRSEGGYAVCLTLPTSARTVPPRGDGRPA, from the coding sequence ATGCGGATCCGCCCCTCCTCCATGGACGCGCTGACAGCCCTCGCGCAGACGGGTGTGGCCGTGCTGCTGGGCCGGGAGGCGGTCGCCCAGGGCTGGCCTCCCCTGGACCTCGCCGCGTACCTGCTCGTCGGGCTGGTGACGGTGCCGGTGGCCGTGCGGACCAAGGCACCGGTGGCGGTCTGCCTGTTCACCCAGCTGATGTGGGTCGTGTACATCACCGCCGGGTACTGGCCGGTGGTCACCTGCTTCGGTCCCATGCTCGCGGTGTACACGGTGGCCGCGCTCTGCCCGGTCCGCACCTCGGCGGCCTGCGCTGCCCTGATGGCGGCGGTCTGGGTCTACGCGGGACTGCTGGGCAACGGCCCCGGCGGTTCCATGGCGACCGTGCTCGCGCAGGCCGTGGTCTTCCCGGCCGTGCTGTGGCGGTTCGGGCTGGTGGCCCGCCGGTCGGCCGAACTGGCCCGCCAGCTGCGGCGCGAGCGCGACGAACGGGCACGCCGCGATGTCGCCGAGGAACGCGCGCGCATCGCGCGGGAACTGCACGACATCGTGGCCCACCACATGTCCGTGATCTCGGTCCAGGCGGGCCTGGCCGGGTACGCGTTCGACTCGGCGCCCCACACGGCCCGGGCGGCCCTGTCCACCATCGAGGACACCAGCGCCGAGGCGCTGGACGAACTCCGCCGCATGCTCAGCCTGTTGCGGGACACCGACCGGGAGCAGCCCGACGGCGGGGCCGGCCCGCAGGCCCCGGACCGGGACGCCCCGATGCCGGGCCTGTCACGGCTGGCGGAGATGACCGAACGGGTCCGGGCCGCCGGCGTTCCGGTGAACCTGCAGGTCACGGGCGATGCGCGCGCCCTGGCCCCTGGCGTGGAGCTGTGTGCGTACCGGGTGACGCAGGAGGCGCTGACCAACGTCCTCAAGCACGCCCCGGGCTCCCGCGTGACCGTGACCCTCGACTACCGGCCCACGCACCTCTCGGTCACTGTGACCGACGACGGCGCGGGCGGGGGCCCCGTTCCGGCCAAGTTGGTACGAGGGAGCGGGAACGGGTTGATCGGCATGCGCGAGCGGGCCAAGCTCTACGGAGGAACGATCAGCACCGGGCCACGCAGCGAAGGGGGCTACGCCGTGTGCCTCACCCTGCCGACCTCCGCCCGGACCGTACCGCCACGCGGGGACGGCCGCCCGGCGTGA
- a CDS encoding discoidin domain-containing protein: protein MHLYASTPPPTSSGRLRPALLLAAVVAVLSLVAGLLLAWPGRAGAAADPLISRGKPATASSTESSSLGAANAFDGSASTRWASVEGKDPQWIRVDLGAAATVSRVKLTWEAAYAKAYRVEVSADGTNWTGIAEEKAGNGGTDDLAGLSGKGRYLRVYGTARGTAYGYSLFEAEVYGTVEGGPPPGGGAFTVVAAGDIAAQCTASDSGCAHPKTAALARQIDPKFYLTMGDNQYDDARIADFRAYYDKSWGAFKAKTHPVPGNHETYDPAGSLAGYKAYFGNIAYPQGKSYYSFDEGNWHFVALDSNAFDQAAQIDWLKADLAANGKKCIAAYWHHPLYSSGGHGNDPVSKPVWKILYGAKADLVLNGHDHHYERFAPQNPDGKAAADGIVEIVGGMGGAEPYPIEQVQPNSQKRISGQYGVLKLDFTDSGYSWTYVAADGSVKDTGPKYSCH from the coding sequence ATGCACCTGTACGCCTCCACCCCACCCCCCACATCAAGCGGCCGACTTCGACCTGCCCTCCTCCTCGCGGCCGTGGTCGCCGTACTCTCGCTCGTCGCCGGCCTCCTCCTCGCCTGGCCCGGCCGGGCCGGGGCCGCCGCCGACCCGCTCATCTCGCGCGGCAAGCCCGCCACCGCCTCCTCCACGGAGAGCTCCTCCCTCGGCGCCGCCAACGCCTTCGACGGCTCCGCCTCGACCCGCTGGGCCAGCGTCGAGGGCAAGGACCCGCAGTGGATCCGCGTCGACCTGGGGGCCGCCGCCACCGTCTCCCGCGTCAAGCTGACCTGGGAGGCCGCCTACGCCAAGGCTTACCGCGTCGAGGTCTCCGCCGACGGCACGAACTGGACCGGGATCGCCGAGGAGAAGGCCGGCAACGGCGGCACCGACGACCTCGCCGGGCTCTCCGGCAAGGGCAGGTACCTGCGCGTGTACGGCACCGCGCGCGGCACGGCGTACGGCTACTCCCTCTTCGAAGCCGAGGTGTACGGCACCGTGGAGGGCGGTCCGCCCCCCGGCGGTGGCGCCTTCACGGTCGTTGCCGCCGGTGACATCGCCGCCCAGTGCACGGCGTCCGACAGCGGCTGCGCGCACCCGAAGACCGCCGCCCTGGCCCGGCAGATCGACCCGAAGTTCTACCTGACGATGGGCGACAACCAGTACGACGACGCCCGGATCGCCGACTTCCGCGCCTACTACGACAAGAGCTGGGGCGCCTTCAAGGCCAAGACCCACCCCGTACCCGGCAACCACGAGACGTACGACCCGGCCGGCTCCCTCGCCGGATACAAGGCGTACTTCGGGAACATCGCCTACCCGCAGGGCAAGAGCTACTACAGCTTCGACGAGGGCAACTGGCACTTCGTCGCCCTCGACTCCAACGCCTTCGACCAAGCCGCCCAGATCGACTGGCTCAAGGCCGACCTCGCCGCCAACGGCAAGAAGTGCATCGCCGCCTACTGGCACCACCCGCTGTACTCCTCGGGCGGACACGGCAACGACCCCGTCTCCAAGCCCGTGTGGAAGATCCTCTACGGCGCCAAGGCCGACCTGGTCCTGAACGGACACGACCACCACTACGAACGGTTCGCCCCGCAGAACCCCGACGGCAAGGCGGCCGCCGACGGGATCGTCGAGATCGTCGGCGGCATGGGAGGCGCCGAGCCCTACCCGATCGAGCAGGTGCAGCCCAACAGCCAGAAGCGCATCAGCGGCCAGTACGGGGTCCTCAAGCTCGACTTCACGGACTCGGGCTACAGCTGGACCTACGTCGCCGCGGACGGGTCGGTCAAGGACACCGGCCCGAAGTACAGCTGCCACTGA
- a CDS encoding MFS transporter codes for MYLANTGRPDAPPRPHGARRRVPATVIALGAVSLVTDVSSEMVTAVLPLYLVLGLGLSPLQFGFLDGVFNGATALVRLLGGRLADRGGRHKRVAGAGYLLSALSRLGLLLAGGATAGIAASLAADRLGKGVRTAPRDALISLSGPPESPGRAFGVHRAMDTTGALLGPLAAFAVLWATADAYDAVFAVSFCTGLLGVLLLVLYVPSAAPAPRLRPRPLQHAALRDPAFRRILYAASLLGAATIGDSFLYLLLQRGLDLPPALFPLLPLGAAAGYLLLAVPAGRIADRVGRRLPFLAGHAALLGAYAVLLLPVAWPAVAAVLALLAVFYASTDGVLMALAGPLLPAHRRAGGLAVLQTGQALARLLGAAGFGAAWTFWGQEPALWAAALTLAGALAAAWRILPAAAPALDTPEAP; via the coding sequence ATGTACCTGGCCAACACCGGCCGCCCGGACGCGCCGCCCCGCCCCCACGGGGCCCGGCGGCGCGTCCCCGCCACCGTCATCGCGCTGGGCGCCGTCAGCCTCGTCACCGACGTCTCCTCCGAGATGGTCACGGCCGTGCTGCCGCTCTACCTCGTCCTGGGGCTCGGCCTCTCGCCGCTCCAATTCGGTTTCCTGGACGGTGTGTTCAACGGAGCCACCGCCCTCGTGCGGCTCCTCGGCGGCCGGCTCGCCGACCGCGGCGGCCGCCACAAGAGGGTCGCCGGCGCGGGCTACCTGCTCTCCGCCCTCTCCCGGCTCGGGCTGCTCCTCGCCGGCGGCGCCACCGCGGGGATCGCCGCCTCGCTCGCCGCCGACCGTCTCGGCAAGGGCGTGCGCACCGCCCCGCGCGACGCGCTGATCTCGCTCAGCGGCCCGCCGGAGTCACCGGGCCGGGCGTTCGGCGTGCACCGCGCCATGGACACCACCGGCGCGCTGCTGGGCCCCCTCGCCGCGTTCGCCGTGCTCTGGGCGACCGCCGACGCCTACGACGCGGTGTTCGCCGTCAGCTTCTGCACGGGCCTGCTCGGCGTGCTCCTGCTCGTCCTGTACGTCCCCTCGGCCGCTCCCGCCCCACGGCTCCGGCCGAGACCACTCCAGCACGCGGCACTTCGTGATCCCGCCTTCCGCCGGATCCTGTACGCCGCCTCCCTGCTCGGAGCCGCCACCATCGGCGACTCCTTCCTCTACCTGCTCCTGCAGCGCGGCCTCGACCTGCCGCCCGCCCTGTTCCCGCTGCTGCCGCTCGGCGCCGCCGCCGGATACCTGCTGCTCGCCGTCCCGGCCGGCCGGATCGCCGACCGCGTCGGGCGCCGGCTGCCGTTCCTGGCCGGACACGCCGCGCTGCTCGGCGCGTACGCCGTCCTGTTGCTCCCGGTGGCCTGGCCGGCCGTGGCCGCGGTGCTGGCACTCCTCGCCGTCTTCTACGCCTCCACCGACGGGGTACTGATGGCGCTGGCCGGCCCCCTACTGCCTGCGCACCGCCGCGCCGGCGGGCTCGCGGTGCTCCAGACCGGCCAGGCGCTGGCCCGGCTGCTGGGCGCCGCGGGTTTCGGGGCCGCCTGGACGTTCTGGGGGCAGGAGCCCGCCCTGTGGGCAGCGGCGCTCACCCTGGCGGGGGCGCTCGCGGCCGCCTGGCGCATTCTGCCCGCCGCCGCACCCGCCCTCGACACACCGGAGGCACCGTGA
- a CDS encoding M4 family metallopeptidase: protein MSAREEGGAPSGDAVVDGAYDALGVTWDFFRTVYGRNSIDGRGGPVEAVVRTGEPGMAWQRSRILLGDGGVPPVEAFAEQFTAGIIHHTAELESYGEPGALAVSLGNVFGVLAKQYGLQHTVQEADWLFGRGVASSDGAGGSLKDPARFHQAAHMTEYDDTSGDDGGVHANAGIPGHAFYLVATELGGHAWDRAGRIWYKALMEYAARTTNFSAFRYATIGAARDLDWSTDVVAKAWSAVGVER, encoded by the coding sequence GTGTCGGCCCGCGAGGAGGGGGGAGCCCCGAGCGGCGACGCGGTGGTGGACGGCGCCTATGACGCCCTCGGCGTCACCTGGGACTTCTTCCGCACGGTGTACGGCCGCAACTCGATCGACGGCAGGGGCGGTCCCGTGGAGGCGGTCGTCCGCACCGGGGAGCCGGGTATGGCCTGGCAGCGGTCGCGCATCCTCCTCGGTGACGGCGGGGTCCCGCCAGTGGAGGCGTTCGCCGAGCAGTTCACGGCCGGCATCATCCACCACACCGCCGAGCTGGAGTCGTACGGTGAGCCCGGCGCGCTCGCCGTCTCGCTCGGGAACGTCTTCGGTGTCCTGGCCAAGCAGTACGGCCTGCAGCACACGGTGCAGGAAGCGGACTGGCTGTTCGGCCGGGGCGTCGCGTCCTCCGACGGAGCCGGCGGCTCACTCAAGGATCCCGCCCGGTTCCACCAGGCGGCCCACATGACCGAGTACGACGACACCTCCGGCGACGACGGGGGTGTTCACGCCAACGCGGGGATCCCGGGCCACGCGTTCTACCTCGTCGCCACCGAGCTGGGCGGCCACGCCTGGGACCGGGCCGGGCGCATCTGGTACAAGGCGCTGATGGAGTACGCCGCCAGGACCACGAACTTCTCCGCATTCCGCTACGCGACCATCGGTGCCGCCCGGGACCTCGACTGGTCGACGGACGTGGTGGCCAAGGCGTGGAGCGCGGTCGGCGTGGAGCGCTGA
- a CDS encoding response regulator: MLVADDQFLIRAGLVGLLEVAEGFEVVGEATDGAEAVELAARTRPDVILMDIRMPRMDGIDATEKILAQTPTPAPRVLILTTFDLDEYVYGALKAGASGFLLKDSGPQRLLAAITAVGSGDALFAPTVTRRLVEAFATRAGREGAGDAGRAGAAGLDALTGREIEVLELVGQGLANAEIAWRLFITEATVKSHLSRTMTKLGLESRAQAVVTAYESGLVVPGRNT, encoded by the coding sequence GTGCTCGTGGCCGACGACCAGTTCCTCATCCGGGCCGGGCTCGTGGGCCTGCTCGAGGTGGCGGAGGGCTTCGAGGTCGTCGGCGAGGCCACGGACGGCGCCGAGGCGGTCGAGCTCGCCGCCCGTACCCGCCCCGACGTGATCCTGATGGACATCCGGATGCCGCGCATGGACGGGATCGACGCCACGGAGAAGATCCTCGCGCAGACCCCGACCCCGGCGCCCCGCGTGCTGATCCTGACCACCTTCGACCTGGACGAGTACGTGTACGGGGCGCTGAAGGCCGGAGCCTCCGGCTTCCTGCTGAAGGACTCCGGCCCCCAGCGGCTACTCGCCGCCATCACCGCCGTGGGCAGCGGGGACGCCCTCTTCGCGCCGACGGTGACCCGGCGGCTCGTGGAGGCCTTCGCCACCCGAGCGGGCCGCGAAGGGGCCGGCGACGCCGGCCGGGCCGGGGCGGCCGGACTGGACGCGCTGACGGGCCGCGAGATCGAGGTGCTGGAGCTGGTCGGGCAGGGCCTGGCCAACGCCGAGATCGCCTGGCGGCTGTTCATCACCGAGGCCACGGTCAAGAGCCACCTCAGCCGGACGATGACGAAGCTGGGCCTGGAGAGCCGGGCCCAGGCGGTGGTGACGGCGTACGAGAGCGGGTTGGTGGTCCCCGGCCGGAACACCTGA
- a CDS encoding multicopper oxidase family protein, whose amino-acid sequence MVTRRRVLVGTLATTGAGLITGAGLLPVLRTATAQAADDAGPAVAPAPFTVKLPPLPVLTPYSTEGGQDAYRITVKEVSREILPGVQTKVLTYDGHFPGPVLRARSGRPVSIRHRNTLQMPMAVHLHGASVSPENDGAPMDTVAPGTARTYTYPNQQPNATLWFHDHAHHMEAEHVYRGLSAAYILTDDTERALPLPSGKYEIPIALRDARFDENGQLVYVMDDFRGRTTLLANGRPSPYLEVAARKYRFRLLNTSNLRFFKLRLADGGQFVQIGSDGGLLERPFTTDTVSLSPAERADVVIDFSRYPVGTKIVLETTMGGGAPGQVGNVLRFDVVRTAPDPSRVPDVLRTLPPLDALPKPAVERSIVFSMDEDGRTEPRGLIDGLQWDPDRIDQSVTFGTSEIWTVTNANKLIPHNFHMHLVQFRVLERGGVPVGPAEAGLKDTVQLLPGETVKLHATFDAYRGTYVYHCHLLDHSAMGMMANFRVR is encoded by the coding sequence ATGGTCACCAGACGTCGCGTGCTCGTCGGCACGCTGGCCACGACGGGCGCGGGCCTGATCACCGGTGCCGGCCTGCTGCCCGTACTGCGCACCGCCACCGCGCAGGCCGCCGACGACGCGGGCCCGGCGGTCGCGCCTGCGCCGTTCACGGTGAAGCTGCCGCCGCTGCCCGTGCTCACCCCGTACTCCACCGAGGGCGGGCAGGACGCGTACCGCATCACCGTCAAGGAGGTCTCGCGGGAGATCCTGCCCGGGGTGCAGACCAAGGTGCTGACCTACGACGGCCACTTCCCGGGGCCGGTGCTGCGGGCGCGCAGCGGCCGACCGGTGTCCATCCGGCACCGGAACACCCTGCAGATGCCGATGGCCGTGCACCTGCACGGCGCGAGCGTTTCCCCCGAGAACGACGGCGCCCCGATGGACACCGTCGCTCCGGGCACCGCACGCACGTACACCTACCCGAACCAGCAGCCCAACGCCACGCTGTGGTTCCACGACCACGCCCACCACATGGAGGCCGAGCACGTCTACCGGGGGCTGTCGGCGGCGTACATCCTCACCGACGACACGGAGCGGGCCCTTCCGCTGCCCTCCGGCAAGTACGAGATACCGATCGCGCTGCGCGACGCCCGTTTCGACGAGAACGGGCAACTGGTCTACGTGATGGACGACTTCCGGGGCCGCACCACGCTGCTCGCCAACGGCCGCCCGAGCCCGTACCTGGAGGTCGCGGCCCGCAAGTACCGCTTCCGCCTGCTCAACACCTCCAACCTGCGCTTCTTCAAGCTGCGTCTCGCCGACGGCGGGCAGTTTGTGCAGATCGGCTCCGACGGCGGCCTGCTGGAGCGCCCCTTCACCACCGACACCGTTTCGCTGTCCCCGGCGGAACGGGCCGACGTGGTCATCGACTTCTCCCGCTACCCGGTCGGCACGAAGATCGTCCTGGAGACCACGATGGGCGGAGGAGCACCCGGCCAGGTCGGCAACGTGCTCCGGTTCGACGTGGTCCGCACCGCCCCCGACCCGAGCCGGGTCCCGGACGTGCTGCGCACCCTGCCCCCGCTGGACGCGCTGCCCAAGCCCGCCGTCGAGCGGAGCATCGTCTTCAGCATGGACGAGGACGGCCGCACCGAGCCGCGCGGGCTGATCGACGGGCTCCAGTGGGACCCGGACCGGATCGACCAGAGCGTCACGTTCGGGACCTCGGAGATCTGGACGGTGACCAACGCCAACAAGCTCATCCCGCACAACTTCCACATGCACCTGGTCCAGTTCCGGGTACTGGAGCGGGGCGGCGTCCCCGTCGGACCGGCCGAGGCGGGCCTGAAGGACACGGTCCAGCTCCTTCCCGGCGAGACGGTGAAGCTGCACGCCACCTTCGACGCGTACCGGGGCACGTACGTCTACCACTGCCACCTGCTGGACCACTCGGCGATGGGCATGATGGCCAACTTCCGCGTGCGGTAG
- a CDS encoding GNAT family N-acetyltransferase, with protein MSSTTSSFPDRMELAGEGLVLRDWTEGDLAAMPALFDDPDVAYWTPIVSPFDEAAARARLERDRRMRAEGAVILLAITVDGHEPLGEVMLRRAPEGTELGYAVGPAHRGRGLAPRAVRVMAAYAFEQLGVDQVILELEAENAASVAVAVKAGFRLLDLPLIEGDEKGRPYALQTWALDRP; from the coding sequence ATGAGCAGCACCACGTCGTCCTTTCCCGATCGCATGGAACTGGCCGGAGAGGGCCTCGTCCTGCGCGACTGGACGGAAGGGGACCTGGCCGCCATGCCCGCGCTGTTCGACGACCCCGACGTCGCGTACTGGACGCCCATCGTCTCGCCCTTCGACGAAGCGGCAGCCCGGGCACGGCTGGAACGGGACCGGAGGATGCGGGCCGAAGGCGCGGTCATCCTGCTCGCCATCACCGTCGACGGTCACGAACCCCTCGGCGAGGTGATGCTGCGGCGCGCCCCCGAGGGCACGGAACTCGGCTACGCGGTCGGACCGGCCCACCGCGGCCGGGGACTGGCCCCACGGGCAGTGCGCGTGATGGCCGCGTATGCCTTCGAGCAGCTGGGCGTGGACCAGGTGATCCTCGAGCTGGAGGCCGAAAACGCCGCCAGCGTTGCGGTCGCCGTGAAGGCTGGCTTCCGCCTGCTCGACCTCCCGTTGATCGAAGGCGACGAGAAGGGGCGGCCCTACGCCTTGCAGACCTGGGCCTTGGACCGCCCCTGA
- a CDS encoding peptidoglycan-binding protein produces MIVSKRLALLVASTALCTGVALAPSAVAATNSGTSVTGSRGCNYTDSQPTISRGAKGAAVRQAQCLLKTWNVYIGSSGVDGDFGPDTDRAVREFQRRVKDMCHMPVDGIVGPKTWSALKNPGC; encoded by the coding sequence ATGATCGTCAGCAAGCGTCTTGCGCTCCTCGTCGCCTCCACTGCCTTGTGCACCGGTGTCGCCCTGGCCCCGTCGGCCGTGGCGGCCACCAACTCCGGTACGTCGGTGACCGGTTCGCGCGGCTGCAACTACACCGACTCCCAGCCCACCATCAGCAGGGGTGCCAAGGGCGCTGCGGTCAGGCAGGCCCAGTGTCTGCTGAAGACCTGGAACGTGTACATCGGCTCCTCCGGCGTCGACGGCGACTTCGGTCCCGACACCGACCGCGCCGTGCGCGAGTTCCAGCGCCGGGTGAAGGACATGTGCCACATGCCCGTCGACGGCATCGTCGGCCCCAAGACCTGGAGCGCACTGAAGAACCCGGGCTGCTGA
- a CDS encoding NAD-dependent protein deacetylase, with protein MRMRPTLSWTPTEDLRPGTTDPEPVADALRTGGVLVLSGAGMSTESGIPDYRGKGGSLSRHTPMTYQEFTASAPARRRYWARSHLGWRTFGRARPNPGHRAVAAFGRHGLLSGVITQNVDGLHQAAGSQGVVELHGGLDRVVCLSCGVSSSRRELARRLEEANAGFEPVAAGLNPDGDADLTDDQVRDFRVVPCSRCGGILKPDVVFFGEAVPPGRVERCRELVGEATSLLVLGSSLTVMSGLRFVRQAAQAGKPVLIVNRDPTRGDRHAVTRVALPLGRTLTTLADRLDIPVDDRSVAE; from the coding sequence ATGCGCATGCGCCCCACTCTGAGCTGGACGCCCACCGAGGACCTCCGGCCCGGCACCACGGATCCGGAGCCGGTCGCCGATGCGCTGAGGACCGGCGGCGTGCTGGTGCTCAGCGGGGCGGGCATGTCCACTGAATCAGGGATCCCCGACTACCGGGGGAAGGGCGGGAGCCTGAGTCGGCATACCCCGATGACCTACCAGGAATTCACCGCCAGCGCCCCGGCCCGGCGCCGGTACTGGGCGCGCAGTCACCTCGGCTGGCGCACGTTCGGCCGCGCCCGCCCCAACCCCGGACACAGGGCTGTGGCGGCGTTCGGGCGGCACGGCTTGCTCTCGGGTGTGATCACCCAGAACGTCGACGGCCTGCATCAGGCCGCCGGCAGCCAGGGCGTGGTGGAACTCCATGGCGGGCTGGATCGGGTCGTGTGCCTTTCCTGCGGCGTCTCCAGCTCCCGCCGTGAGCTCGCCAGGCGGCTCGAGGAGGCCAATGCGGGCTTCGAACCGGTGGCCGCCGGCCTGAACCCGGACGGTGACGCCGACCTCACCGACGACCAGGTCCGCGACTTCCGCGTGGTGCCCTGCTCGCGGTGCGGGGGCATCCTCAAACCGGACGTGGTGTTCTTCGGCGAAGCCGTTCCGCCGGGAAGGGTCGAGCGCTGCCGCGAACTGGTCGGTGAGGCGACCTCGCTGCTGGTCCTGGGCTCCTCACTGACAGTGATGTCCGGGCTCCGGTTCGTCCGGCAGGCAGCCCAGGCCGGGAAACCCGTACTGATCGTCAACCGCGATCCGACCCGCGGCGACCGGCACGCCGTCACCCGGGTCGCGCTCCCCCTGGGGAGGACCCTCACCACCCTGGCCGACCGCCTGGACATCCCCGTCGACGACCGATCGGTGGCCGAATAG
- a CDS encoding TolB family protein: protein MNHRPSQLRRLALVVFAVLLLGGGSLGYVLHARHRDLPPAAADGSFSLAEPGLYYRDSATGRIARRSGTGGPPATGGPACERFYAAGERALCLRKLPGIPARTQALVLDRQLREVERLTVPGIPNRARVSASGNVLSWTAFAIGDSYATTGFSTRTSILDLRTGYLIKSMEEIPLTIDGTRYHAPDVNYWGVTFARDDNRFYATVSTKSRTHLVEGDLHAWSAKALRENVECPSLSPDNTRIAFKKKVSDDPAAPWRLYVLDLADLREHPLAEMHSVDDQAAWLDDGTVGYALPGGEGRAAGIWSVPADGTGEPRLLVPGGSSPAAAS, encoded by the coding sequence GTGAACCACCGCCCCTCTCAGCTCCGCCGGCTCGCCCTCGTCGTGTTCGCCGTCCTGCTGCTCGGGGGCGGCTCCCTGGGCTACGTACTGCACGCCAGGCACCGCGATCTGCCGCCTGCCGCCGCAGACGGATCGTTCAGCCTGGCCGAACCCGGGCTCTACTACCGGGACTCGGCCACCGGGCGGATCGCCCGCCGCAGCGGCACCGGCGGGCCGCCCGCCACGGGGGGCCCGGCCTGCGAGCGCTTCTACGCCGCGGGGGAGCGCGCCCTGTGCCTGCGCAAGCTGCCCGGCATCCCGGCCCGCACCCAGGCCCTCGTACTGGACCGGCAGCTGCGCGAGGTCGAACGCCTGACGGTACCCGGCATCCCCAACCGGGCCCGCGTCTCGGCCTCGGGCAACGTGCTGTCCTGGACGGCCTTCGCGATCGGCGACTCGTACGCCACGACCGGCTTCTCCACCCGGACCTCGATCCTCGACCTGCGCACCGGCTACCTGATCAAGTCGATGGAGGAGATCCCGCTGACCATCGACGGGACCCGCTACCACGCGCCCGACGTCAACTACTGGGGAGTGACCTTCGCCCGGGACGACAACCGCTTCTACGCCACGGTCTCGACCAAGAGCCGCACCCACCTCGTCGAGGGGGACCTGCACGCCTGGTCGGCGAAGGCTCTGCGCGAGAACGTCGAATGCCCGTCCCTGTCACCGGACAACACCCGCATCGCCTTCAAGAAGAAGGTCTCCGACGACCCCGCCGCACCCTGGCGGCTGTACGTCCTGGACCTGGCGGACCTGCGCGAACACCCGCTCGCGGAGATGCACAGCGTCGACGACCAGGCGGCCTGGCTGGACGACGGGACCGTCGGCTACGCCCTCCCGGGAGGCGAAGGACGCGCCGCCGGTATCTGGTCGGTCCCGGCGGACGGCACGGGCGAACCCCGCCTCCTGGTACCCGGTGGCTCCTCTCCGGCCGCCGCGAGCTGA